Proteins from a genomic interval of Maniola jurtina chromosome 8, ilManJurt1.1, whole genome shotgun sequence:
- the LOC123867504 gene encoding FK506-binding protein 5 isoform X10 has protein sequence MARWVPALAALLVVVAAARKAPPPRAEPQIEEVTAKQLERVLDEKDYVAVFWYARSCVTCDRVLEELEKIDDDTDTFGVDFVKINDKRLAKQYGITKFPALTYFRENEPIIYEGDLMDEESVLDFLTSLEAMDLPDRIEEVNQKILGKIIEDTEYVAVLFCPDHKNCGPMNNKPECKKCAKALQELENIDDEADQLGIGFVKIHDEELAEEYSLGDLPRLVYYRHQIPIIYEGELSREEDVLEWLIANKSTGDEEDVIEDVTAKTLNTLIGNVDNLVVLFYDHGDEESMTVLGELEKIDDDCDRHGIQFVKIDDKKAAKEFGIDDVPSIVYFEKQIPNVYDGDLENEDEILEWLVGQLEKDEIEDVTDEMLDRLIKDGKTVAVLFYDNNDRKSQKVLNELENIDDECDQLGIAFVKIDNEEEAKEYGIEKIPTLLYFEKGIPTYYEGNLEEEEKVLSWLKHQTESDEIEDITDEMLDLIIEKMPYVAVLFYDKDHKKSQKILAELENIDDECDQNDIAFVKIDDDKEAKEYGIDTIPTMVFFEKGIPHIYEGDLMKEDELLGWLIHQKRHSEIPEVTDEMMDKLIDTAQYLAVIFYDKEDKQDIRILNELENIDDELEKEGIVIVRIDNEAEAKEYGIDHLPTLIYFEENIPAIYEGDLMNEDEVLEWLIEQKNSATIEEVTDEILVDLIEEHEYVVVYFSGKCEEGEECDNILEELENIDDELDETGIIFVTTEDLTVAKKYGIKTFPTLVFFRNKEPLIYKGDIEDEDEVLAWLTDEDTLEIPGKIEEVNSKMLEKILEENDHVVVFFYKENDKKSQKILSELENIDDECEEKDIDFVKTSDEGVDKEYDLPDLPALAFYRHKFRTIYDGDLMHEEAILKWVLDLHDSQPDVIENVDRKTLKDLIDDVEHLAVFFYSENCDTCEEILEELETIDDDTDKHGIQFVKSKDAKLASDIGIFSFPALVYYETGVPIMYDGDLKNEKKVLQWLVDQKSEDSHRHKNKANTKSKANADVDKKSGFLRRNLNIELVKKNLQTAEKKRVGNLKFPGLLVDKKRQEGKTKRSGVQDDDEDDDDDDDDDSDIDDDDDDNDEDDDDEDIDDDDDDDIDDDDDDIVTSFIKKKLSLFRNPTEKESRGSKLKISFPRTVKRDEDNDDRDDEDDDDDDDDDDDDDDDDDDDDDDDDDDEDDDDDDDEDDDEDDDDDEDDDNDDEADDKKHVKAYHKILNYKVSKGRHDADNDDDDDDDDDEDSIFSRIKDMFTGDRCFYIGLGAKPAVPKMTYEPYQCCPTKVQSPTKVAKATPTKVPAKKLDREKPVAPEKPTKGKNKALAKPDKPGKGKKGLFGSENIWWW, from the exons ATGCAAGGAGTTGTGTGACGTGTGACAGAGTACTAGAAGAGCTAGAGAAGATAGATGACGACACGGACACGTTTGGTGTCGACTTCGTGAAGATCAACGACAAAAGGCTCGCCAAGCAGTATGGCATCACGAAGTTCCCTGCACTCACGTATTTCCGTGAGAACGAACCGATCATTTACGAAG GAGATCTCATGGACGAGGAGAGCGTACTGGATTTCCTGACGAGCTTAGAAGCAATGGACCTTCCTGACCGGATAGAAGAAGTAAACCAGAAAATCCTCGGCAAGATCATAGAGGATACGGAATATGTGGCCGTTCTCTTCT GTCCCGATCACAAAAATTGCGGCCCGATGAACA ACAAACCCGAGTGCAAGAAATGCGCGAAAGCTTTACAAGAGCTGGAAAACATCGACGACGAAGCAGACCAACTCGGGATAGGTTTTGTCAAGATCCATGATGAGGAATTAGCCGAAGAGTACAGTCTTGGAGATCTGCCAAGATTGGTGTACTACAGGCATCAAATACCTATTATCTATGAAG gTGAACTTAGTAGGGAGGAAGACGTTCTGGAATGGCTCATTGCGAACAAGTCGACTGGGGATGAAGAAGACGTGATCGAGGACGTAACTGCCAAAACTCTCAACACTCTCATAGGCAATGTCGACAACCTTGTTGTGTTATTTT ATGATCATGGCGATGAAGAATCGATGACAGTTCTCGGAGAGCTAGAGAAAATAGATGATGACTGTGACCGACACGGAATACAGTTTGTCAAAATTGACGATAAGAAAGCTGCTAAAGAATTTGGTATTGATGATGTTCCTTCAATAGTTTACTTCGAGAAGCAAATCCCCAATGTTTACGACG GTGACCTCGAGAACGAAGATGAGATTTTAGAATGGCTTGTTGGTCAACTGGAGAAGGATGAAATCGAAGATGTCACCGATGAGATGCTCGACCGTCTTATCAAGGACGGGAAGACTGTAGCGGTATTGTttt ATGATAATAACGATCGCAAATCTCAAAAAGTGTTAAATGAGCTTGAAAATATTGACGATGAGTGTGACCAGCTTGGTATAGCGTTTGTTAAAATTGACAATGAAGAAGAAGCCAAAGAGTACGGTATTGAAAAAATCCCAACTTTATTATACTTTGAAAAGGGTATACCAACATATTATGAAGGCAACTTAGAAGAAGAGGAAAAAGTTCTGAGTTGGCTTAAGCATCAGACCGAGAGTGATGAAATTGAAGACATTACGGACGAAATGCTGGACTTGATCATTGAGAAAATGCCGTACGTCGCCGTCCTGTTCT ATGATAAGGATCACAAGAAAAGCCAAAAGATTTTAGCTGAGTTAGAAAATATCGATGACGAATGTGATCAAAATGATATTGCTTTTGTTAAGATCGATGACGATAAAGAAGCTAAAGAATATGGCATTGACACGATTCCAACGATGGTGTTCTTTGAGAAAGGAATTCCTCATATTTATGAAGGTGATCTGATGAAAGAAGATGAACTCCTGGGCTGGTTAATTCACCAGAAACGACACAGTGAAATACCCGAAGTGACGGATGAGATGATGGACAAACTGATCGACACTGCTCAATATTTAGCtgtaatatttt ATGATAAGGAAGATAAACAGGATATAAGAATTTTGAATGAGCTAGAAAATATCGACGATGAACTGGAAAAGGAGGGCATTGTAATTGTAAGAATAGATAATGAAGCCGAAGCTAAAGAATATGGTATTGACCACCTACCCACATTGAtttatttcgaagaaaatatacCAGCCATCTACGAAGGTGATCTGATGAATGAAGACGAAGTCCTGGAGTGGCTCATCGAACAAAAAAACAGCGCAACCATTGAAGAAGTTACTGATGAAATTTTGGTTGATCTCATCGAAGAGCATGAATATGTAGTAGTATATTTCA GTGGCAAATGTGAAGAGGGCGAAGAATGTGACAACATCTTAGAGGAATTAGAAAATATTGATGATGAGCTAGATGAGACGGGAATTATCTTTGTAACAACTGAAGACCTAACAGTAGCCAAGAAATATGGAATAAAAACTTTCCCGACTCTAGTATTCTTTAGGAATAAGGAACCTCTAATTTATAAAG GTGACATCGAAGATGAAGATGAGGTTTTAGCATGGCTAACAGATGAAGATACTCTCGAAATTCCTGGTAAAATTGAAGAAGTAAATTCCAAAATGCTAGAAAAAATCTTGGAGGAAAATGATCATGTTGTGGTATTCTTCT ATaaagaaaatgataaaaaatcacaaaaaatattaagtgaGCTGGAAAATATCGACGATGAATGTGAAGAAAAAGACATCGACTTTGTAAAAACATCTGACGAAGGAGTCGATAAAGAGTATGACCTTCCCGATCTGCCTGCTTTAGCGTTCTATCGACACAAATTTAGGACGATCTACGATGGTGATTTGATGCATGAAGAGGCTATCCTCAAATGGGTTTTAGATCTACACGATTCTCAACCTGATGTAATTGAAAACGTTGATAGAAAAACGTTGAAAGACCTTATTGATGATGTCGAGCATTTGGCTGTATTTTTCT ATAGTGAAAACTGTGATACCTGTGAAGAAATTCTAGAGGAATTAGAGACAATTGACGATGATACAGATAAACACGGTATTCAATTTGTCAAATCTAAGGACGCTAAACTTGCATCGGATATTGGCATTTTTAGTTTCCCAGCCCTAGTGTATTATGAAACTGGCGTTCCAATAATGTATGATG GTGACTTAAAGAATGAAAAAAAGGTTCTGCAGTGGCTTGTAGACCAAAAAA GTGAAGATAGCCACcgacataaaaataaagctaaTACTAAATCAAAGGCCAATGCAGATGTTGATAAAAAATCGGGGTTCCTGCGACGTAATCTTAATATAGAACTGGTAAAGAAAAATTTGCAAACTGCTGAAAAGAAGAGAGTCGGAAATTTGAAGTTTCCAGGATTGTTAGTAGATAAAAAACGCCAAGAAGGCAAAACTAAACGAAGTGGTGTGCAAGACGACGATGAAGACGACgatgacgacgatgatgacGATAGTGATATTGATGATGACGACGATGACAATGATGAAGACGATGACGATGAAGACATtgatgacgacgatgatgacgacattgatgacgatgatgatgacatagtcacaagttttatcaaaaaaaagttaTCGCTCTTTAGAAATCCTACAGAAAAAGAAAGTAGGGGCAGTAAGCTTAAAATAAGTTTTCCTAGAACTGTAAAGCGTGATGAGGATAACGACGACCGTGATGATGAAGATGAcgacgatgacgatgatgacgacgatgacgatgatgacgacgatgacgacgatgacgacgatgacgacgatgacgaagatgatgatgacgatgatgacgaagatgatgatgaagatgatgacgatgatgaagatgatgacaATGACGATGAAGCTGATGACAAAAAACATGTGAAGGCGTACCATAAAATACTTAACTATAAAGTAAGCAAAGGCCGTCATGATGCTGACAACGATGATGacgacgacgatgatgatgatgaagatagtATATTTAGTAGAATAAAAGACATGTTTACAG GCGATCGCTGTTTCTACATTGGATTGGGGGCGAAACCGGCCGTCCCAAAAATGACATACGAACCATACCAGTGCTGTCCCACTAAAGTTCAAAGTCCGACAAAAGTAGCAAAGGCGACGCCCACCAAGGTACCGGCCAAGAAACTCGACAGGGAGAAACCAGTCGCCCCCGAAAAACCAACTAAGGGCAAAAACAAGGCACTCGCCAAACCAGACAAACCAGGCAAAGGGAAAAAAGGTTTATTCGGCTCTGAAAATATTTGGTGGTGGTAA
- the LOC123867504 gene encoding uncharacterized protein LOC123867504 isoform X8, translating to MARWVPALAALLVVVAAARKAPPPRAEPQIEEVTAKQLERVLDEKDYVAVFWYARSCVTCDRVLEELEKIDDDTDTFGVDFVKINDKRLAKQYGITKFPALTYFRENEPIIYEGDLMDEESVLDFLTSLEAMDLPDRIEEVNQKILGKIIEDTEYVAVLFCPDHKNCGPMNNKPECKKCAKALQELENIDDEADQLGIGFVKIHDEELAEEYSLGDLPRLVYYRHQIPIIYEGELSREEDVLEWLIANKSTGDEEDVIEDVTAKTLNTLIGNVDNLVVLFYDHGDEESMTVLGELEKIDDDCDRHGIQFVKIDDKKAAKEFGIDDVPSIVYFEKQIPNVYDGDLENEDEILEWLVGQLEKDEIEDVTDEMLDRLIKDGKTVAVLFYDNNDRKSQKVLNELENIDDECDQLGIAFVKIDNEEEAKEYGIEKIPTLLYFEKGIPTYYEGNLEEEEKVLSWLKHQTESDEIEDITDEMLDLIIEKMPYVAVLFYDKDHKKSQKILAELENIDDECDQNDIAFVKIDDDKEAKEYGIDTIPTMVFFEKGIPHIYEGDLMKEDELLGWLIHQKRHSEIPEVTDEMMDKLIDTAQYLAVIFYDKEDKQDIRILNELENIDDELEKEGIVIVRIDNEAEAKEYGIDHLPTLIYFEENIPAIYEGDLMNEDEVLEWLIEQKNSATIEEVTDEILVDLIEEHEYVVVYFSGKCEEGEECDNILEELENIDDELDETGIIFVTTEDLTVAKKYGIKTFPTLVFFRNKEPLIYKGDIEDEDEVLAWLTDEDTLEIPGKIEEVNSKMLEKILEENDHVVVFFYKENDKKSQKILSELENIDDECEEKDIDFVKTSDEGVDKEYDLPDLPALAFYRHKFRTIYDGDLMHEEAILKWVLDLHDSQPDVIENVDRKTLKDLIDDVEHLAVFFYSENCDTCEEILEELETIDDDTDKHGIQFVKSKDAKLASDIGIFSFPALVYYETGVPIMYDGNLLDETEVLDWMVRQKEDESIEEIDRDELFKYIETKEFLAVVFYKEEDPLSPRILRHVELIDDEAAEYGIKIVKCSDRLMAKKYGFRNPPGITYFRKTKYINYDGDIDDEEEILDWLTNPENMELTDHIEKVNRKMFQKIRQTSDYVAVFFYSNDCKQCPKVLLEIEHIDDDADAAGINFVKIDDRQMAKDFGVFALPAVLFFKLGSKDPVIYAGDLYDGQQLLSWLLTQKNPAGDVIEALEGQELLDLIEESTSLAVYFYSLDCEQCAGILEELENIDDDCDRHGIKFVKTLDYSISESYGVTDFPVLVYFENNIPNVYEGSLAEEEEVLQWLITQKTEDRIELITRVMLEKMVEETQYLAVYFYKLNCHICDHILEELEKIDDECDVYGIHMVKIQDPQLAKRYSIKTFPAMVYFRNGNPLLFEGDLQNEESILEWLIDDDNRELADEIESVNERMLERLLYESHLLAVFFYDEEDCPECQDILESLEQIDGEVDQFGIDFVKISSPEAAAAHNIVNIPSLVYFRKRNAMLYDGDLHQVDRVLQWLTSQEVFEIKNEIEEVNRKMLDKLLDENEFLAVYFYENSAESRIVMDKLENIDSETDNLDITFVKMHDTRYARKWGVTKLPAIVYFRKRFPSIYRGDVMEEGEVLEWLRKNRFRQPELNIFMYGLIALSIAFVMYTAFLLQCFKPTNTAPPQHPKQA from the exons ATGCAAGGAGTTGTGTGACGTGTGACAGAGTACTAGAAGAGCTAGAGAAGATAGATGACGACACGGACACGTTTGGTGTCGACTTCGTGAAGATCAACGACAAAAGGCTCGCCAAGCAGTATGGCATCACGAAGTTCCCTGCACTCACGTATTTCCGTGAGAACGAACCGATCATTTACGAAG GAGATCTCATGGACGAGGAGAGCGTACTGGATTTCCTGACGAGCTTAGAAGCAATGGACCTTCCTGACCGGATAGAAGAAGTAAACCAGAAAATCCTCGGCAAGATCATAGAGGATACGGAATATGTGGCCGTTCTCTTCT GTCCCGATCACAAAAATTGCGGCCCGATGAACA ACAAACCCGAGTGCAAGAAATGCGCGAAAGCTTTACAAGAGCTGGAAAACATCGACGACGAAGCAGACCAACTCGGGATAGGTTTTGTCAAGATCCATGATGAGGAATTAGCCGAAGAGTACAGTCTTGGAGATCTGCCAAGATTGGTGTACTACAGGCATCAAATACCTATTATCTATGAAG gTGAACTTAGTAGGGAGGAAGACGTTCTGGAATGGCTCATTGCGAACAAGTCGACTGGGGATGAAGAAGACGTGATCGAGGACGTAACTGCCAAAACTCTCAACACTCTCATAGGCAATGTCGACAACCTTGTTGTGTTATTTT ATGATCATGGCGATGAAGAATCGATGACAGTTCTCGGAGAGCTAGAGAAAATAGATGATGACTGTGACCGACACGGAATACAGTTTGTCAAAATTGACGATAAGAAAGCTGCTAAAGAATTTGGTATTGATGATGTTCCTTCAATAGTTTACTTCGAGAAGCAAATCCCCAATGTTTACGACG GTGACCTCGAGAACGAAGATGAGATTTTAGAATGGCTTGTTGGTCAACTGGAGAAGGATGAAATCGAAGATGTCACCGATGAGATGCTCGACCGTCTTATCAAGGACGGGAAGACTGTAGCGGTATTGTttt ATGATAATAACGATCGCAAATCTCAAAAAGTGTTAAATGAGCTTGAAAATATTGACGATGAGTGTGACCAGCTTGGTATAGCGTTTGTTAAAATTGACAATGAAGAAGAAGCCAAAGAGTACGGTATTGAAAAAATCCCAACTTTATTATACTTTGAAAAGGGTATACCAACATATTATGAAGGCAACTTAGAAGAAGAGGAAAAAGTTCTGAGTTGGCTTAAGCATCAGACCGAGAGTGATGAAATTGAAGACATTACGGACGAAATGCTGGACTTGATCATTGAGAAAATGCCGTACGTCGCCGTCCTGTTCT ATGATAAGGATCACAAGAAAAGCCAAAAGATTTTAGCTGAGTTAGAAAATATCGATGACGAATGTGATCAAAATGATATTGCTTTTGTTAAGATCGATGACGATAAAGAAGCTAAAGAATATGGCATTGACACGATTCCAACGATGGTGTTCTTTGAGAAAGGAATTCCTCATATTTATGAAGGTGATCTGATGAAAGAAGATGAACTCCTGGGCTGGTTAATTCACCAGAAACGACACAGTGAAATACCCGAAGTGACGGATGAGATGATGGACAAACTGATCGACACTGCTCAATATTTAGCtgtaatatttt ATGATAAGGAAGATAAACAGGATATAAGAATTTTGAATGAGCTAGAAAATATCGACGATGAACTGGAAAAGGAGGGCATTGTAATTGTAAGAATAGATAATGAAGCCGAAGCTAAAGAATATGGTATTGACCACCTACCCACATTGAtttatttcgaagaaaatatacCAGCCATCTACGAAGGTGATCTGATGAATGAAGACGAAGTCCTGGAGTGGCTCATCGAACAAAAAAACAGCGCAACCATTGAAGAAGTTACTGATGAAATTTTGGTTGATCTCATCGAAGAGCATGAATATGTAGTAGTATATTTCA GTGGCAAATGTGAAGAGGGCGAAGAATGTGACAACATCTTAGAGGAATTAGAAAATATTGATGATGAGCTAGATGAGACGGGAATTATCTTTGTAACAACTGAAGACCTAACAGTAGCCAAGAAATATGGAATAAAAACTTTCCCGACTCTAGTATTCTTTAGGAATAAGGAACCTCTAATTTATAAAG GTGACATCGAAGATGAAGATGAGGTTTTAGCATGGCTAACAGATGAAGATACTCTCGAAATTCCTGGTAAAATTGAAGAAGTAAATTCCAAAATGCTAGAAAAAATCTTGGAGGAAAATGATCATGTTGTGGTATTCTTCT ATaaagaaaatgataaaaaatcacaaaaaatattaagtgaGCTGGAAAATATCGACGATGAATGTGAAGAAAAAGACATCGACTTTGTAAAAACATCTGACGAAGGAGTCGATAAAGAGTATGACCTTCCCGATCTGCCTGCTTTAGCGTTCTATCGACACAAATTTAGGACGATCTACGATGGTGATTTGATGCATGAAGAGGCTATCCTCAAATGGGTTTTAGATCTACACGATTCTCAACCTGATGTAATTGAAAACGTTGATAGAAAAACGTTGAAAGACCTTATTGATGATGTCGAGCATTTGGCTGTATTTTTCT ATAGTGAAAACTGTGATACCTGTGAAGAAATTCTAGAGGAATTAGAGACAATTGACGATGATACAGATAAACACGGTATTCAATTTGTCAAATCTAAGGACGCTAAACTTGCATCGGATATTGGCATTTTTAGTTTCCCAGCCCTAGTGTATTATGAAACTGGCGTTCCAATAATGTATGATG gaaACTTGTTGGATGAAACAGAAGTCTTGGATTGGATGGTAAGACAGAAAGAAGACGAAAGTATAGAGGAAATAGATAGAGATGAATTATTCAAATATATTGAGACAAAGGAATTCTTAGCTGTTGTATTTT ATAAAGAAGAGGATCCTTTAAGTCCGAGAATTCTCAGACACGTGGAATTAATTGACGATGAAGCTGCAGAATATGGAATCAAAATAGTAAAATGTAGCGATCGTTTAATGGCGAAAAAATATGGGTTTCGTAATCCACCTGGTATAACATACTTcaggaaaacaaaatatattaattacgaTGGCGATATCGATGATGAAGAGGAAATATTAGATTGGCTTACAAATCCAGAAAACATGGAACTTACTGATCACATTGAAAAGGTCAACAGAAAAATGTTTCAAAAGATAAGACAGACATCGGATTATGTAGCTGTATTCTTTT ACAGTAATGACTGCAAACAGTGCCCAAAAGTACTGCTCGAAATTGAACACATAGACGATGATGCGGATGCAGCTGGTATAAACTTCGTGAAGATTGACGATCGACAGATGGCTAAGGATTTCGGAGTATTTGCGTTACCAGCAGTGCTGTTCTTCAAACTAGGCTCCAAAGATCCTGTCATATATGCAG GTGACCTTTACGATGGTCAACAGTTGCTCAGTTGGCTGCTCACTCAAAAGAACCCAGCAGGAGATGTCATAGAAGCACTTGAAGGTCAAGAATTATTAGATTTAATTGAAGAGTCTACGTCTCTAGCGGTATATTTCT acTCACTCGATTGTGAACAATGTGCAGGAATTTTAGAAGAATTGGAAAATATTGACGATGATTGTGATAGACATGGCATAAAATTCGTTAAAACTCTAGACTATTCGATATCAGAGTCGTATGGTGTCACGGATTTTCCAGTTCTAGTGTATTTCGAAAACAATATACCTAATGTTTATGAAGGGTCCTTAgccgaagaagaagaagtactTCAATGGTTAATTACTCAGAAAACCGAAGATCGTATTGAACTGATCACGAGAGTTATGCTTGAGAAAATGGTTGAAGAAACTCAATATCTGGCAGTATACTTTT ATAAGTTAAATTGTCATATTTGCGATCATATACTGGAAGAGTTAGAAAAGATTGACGATGAATGTGACGTCTATGGTATTCATATGGTTAAAATCCAAGATCCTCAACTCGCAAAAAGATATTCAATTAAAACTTTTCCAGCTATGGTATACTTTAG GAATGGAAATCCACTTTTATTTGAAGGAGATTTGCAGAACGAAGAATCGATTCTTGAATGGCTTATTGACGATGATAATCGTGAATTAGCAGACGAGATTGAGTCAGTAAATGAACGGATGCTTGAGCGACTATTATACGAGTCACATTTACTGGCAGTATTTTTCT atGATGAAGAAGACTGTCCTGAATGCCAAGATATCCTCGAGTCCTTAGAACAAATAGATGGAGAAGTCGATCAATTCGGAATtgattttgtcaaaatatcaaGTCCAGAAGCTGCGGCAGCGCACAATATTGTAAACATACCTTCTTTAGTTTACTTCAGGAAAAGAAACGCGATGTTATATGACGGTGACTTACATCAAGTGGATAGAGTCCTGCAATGGTTAACTTCTCAAgaagtttttgaaataaaaaatgagaTTGAGGAAGTGAATAGAAAAATGTTGGACAAATTATTGGACGAGAATGAATTTCTTGCTGTTTATTTCT ACGAAAATTCAGCTGAGAGTCGTATTGTGATGGATAAATTAGAGAACATAGACAGCGAAACAGACAATTTGGACATAACATTTGTTAAAATGCATGATACTCGTTACGCTCGCAAGTGGGGTGTCACTAAACTACCGGCTATAGTCTATTTTAGGAAACGGTTTCCAAGTATTTATAGGG GTGATGTT